In Archangium violaceum, the following are encoded in one genomic region:
- a CDS encoding oxygenase MpaB family protein produces the protein MALRNPVPAEREAAPAQAAKGAAAREWKIDYLSPAGEPSLVPPDSVQWRVYRNPIVMGIGGVAAVLLEFADPRIRSGVWDHSVYKVDPIGRSRRTGLAAMVGVYGPASVARKVISGVTKMHARVSGETPNGQSYRALDPVLLNWVFATALFGFFKAYHTFVRPLSPDDQVRFFREGKPVGELYGVTHCVGSEAEFVAMMEELQPGFEPHPINLEFLNIIESGRSAPSLPRFLHRAMARGAVAILPPVVRKKLELGAEWDLTALDRLALTSAGRLADHWRDRNSPAWQAALRHGLPGDFAWRSPSMQRSLG, from the coding sequence ATGGCTTTACGAAATCCGGTACCGGCGGAGCGCGAAGCAGCGCCGGCGCAGGCGGCGAAGGGGGCGGCCGCGCGCGAGTGGAAGATCGACTATCTGTCCCCCGCCGGAGAGCCTTCGTTGGTCCCGCCGGACTCGGTGCAGTGGCGGGTCTACCGCAACCCGATCGTCATGGGCATCGGCGGAGTGGCCGCCGTTCTGCTCGAGTTCGCCGACCCGCGGATCCGCAGCGGGGTATGGGACCATTCGGTCTACAAGGTGGACCCGATTGGACGCTCGCGACGTACTGGGCTCGCGGCGATGGTTGGCGTGTATGGCCCCGCCTCGGTGGCGCGCAAGGTGATCTCCGGCGTCACGAAGATGCACGCGCGCGTGTCGGGTGAGACGCCCAACGGTCAGTCGTACCGTGCGCTCGACCCGGTGCTGCTCAATTGGGTCTTCGCGACTGCCCTCTTCGGCTTCTTCAAGGCCTACCACACGTTCGTTCGTCCGCTCTCGCCGGATGATCAGGTGCGCTTTTTCAGGGAAGGAAAGCCGGTCGGCGAGCTCTACGGCGTCACGCACTGTGTCGGGTCGGAAGCCGAGTTCGTCGCGATGATGGAAGAGCTGCAGCCAGGTTTCGAGCCGCACCCGATCAACCTCGAGTTTCTGAACATCATCGAATCGGGCCGTTCGGCGCCTTCCTTGCCGCGCTTCTTGCACCGCGCGATGGCCCGCGGCGCGGTCGCGATCCTCCCGCCGGTGGTCCGGAAGAAGCTGGAGCTCGGTGCGGAATGGGACCTGACCGCGCTCGACCGTCTGGCGCTGACCTCCGCCGGCCGGCTCGCTGACCACTGGCGCGACCGCAACTCTCCAGCCTGGCAGGCGGCGCTGCGTCACGGTCTGCCAGGCGACTTCGCCTGGCGATCGCCGTCGATGCAGAGAAGCCTGGGCTAG